In Amyelois transitella isolate CPQ chromosome 13, ilAmyTran1.1, whole genome shotgun sequence, a genomic segment contains:
- the LOC106138290 gene encoding cytochrome c oxidase subunit 6A1, mitochondrial produces the protein MASILQRAAITYLKTNARSSTHAATAGGHGGGWKLWKNLSLFVALPAVGLGMLNAYLAHQEGHHERPPFVPYEYLRIRTKRFPWGDGQKSLFHNPHVNALPSGYED, from the exons ATGGCTTCTATCTTGCAAAGGGCTGCAATTACTTACCTCAAGACCAATGCTCGTTCATCTACGCATGCTGCTACCGCGGGTGGACATGGag GTGGCTGGAAGCTGTGGAAGAACCTGTCTCTATTCGTAGCACTCCCTGCTGTCGGCCTTGGTATGCTGAATGCGTACCTTGCTCATCAAGAAGGGCACCACGAGCGCCCTCCATTCGTCCCTTATGAGTACTTGCGTATCCGCACTAAG cgtTTCCCATGGGGTGATGGCCAGAAATCCCTGTTCCACAACCCCCATGTCAATGCTCTTCCATCAGGATACGAAGATTAG
- the LOC106138282 gene encoding sec1 family domain-containing protein 2, translating to MSTSVIDFSKAWWSEVYNRIIGAAVFLDDASAECLHWDGGLFNLLMGGAVSVKTLSPFETSSKDHKKAVFITQATSTQLQTVCEIIRNSNFTHCILISCVSLDVVFLELNEGRDVSDVVSAARAPAEAIKQLEGMLQDAMGKTHSIIEVVHIPIFTISPTNVVFLTPPYHKLFPLYDGKLIPDSTSLDLYSLSSSERSHVRRLASGLNSMFDSMNFKEDIYYMGAFSSLVAGVLENSPVCLARRKNCSNPTSLIIVDRTLDLCGVTSHSMDSVLDKVMAVLPRFPGHSNDVAVDMSALCQANVTNPAEDLQLSPGCLYHANEDGCVQSFEYMINKSQKEVMFDLYNKLSKIDVQKSPSPKTLMKVTPQSVEKIVNASKGNYDIIGKHAGVLQQAMAVVHTLKSPKRAQIDLLMSLERQVQQSLVASRDSTSVLHQVSQLIKSRKERQLPLERLLALTVHVYSLTGTEVAFSKQHEDSLRETLSVAIFEDHKTLFAGEESKMATPEECDEIARKIMARLKDVAQMRKILTKYNSVLKRCETGVGHEYRGVLQQLVEDLVDTERPEIPDLRHRNEGIKDLLRSGLNILTSKKSRTSKHPLDNSVVVIFVIGGITSEECKRLHRSVITSGVDNSVLIASTRLVTPVEAMRDVLAL from the exons ATGTCCACTTCAGTGATCGATTTTAGCAAGGCCTGGTGGTCCGAAGTATACAACAGGATCATTGGAGCCGCCGTGTTCCTGGACGACGCTAGTGCGGAATGTCTGCACTGGGATGGAGGGCTATTCAATCTCCTAATGGGAGGAGCTGTTTCTGTGAAAACTTTGTCGCCTTTTGAG ACATCAAGCAAGGACCACAAGAAAGCAGTCTTCATAACACAAGCCACATCCACTCAACTGCAAACAGTGTGCGAGATCATCCGTAATAGTAACTTTACTCACTGCATCTTAATATCATGTGTTAGTCTGGATGTGGTTTTTTTGGAGCTGAACGAGGGTAGGGATGTGAGTGATGTAGTGTCTGCAGCACGGGCACCGGCTGAAGCTATAAAGCAGTTGGAAGGGATGCTGCAGGATGCTATGGGGAAAACg CATTCTATTATAGAAGTAGTGCACATACCAATATTCACCATATCACCAACTAATGTGGTATTCCTGACTCCGCCGTACCACAAGCTGTTTCCGCTTTATGATGGCAAGTTGATTCCCGATTCAACATCACTGGATTTATACTCTTTATCAAGCAGTGAGAGGTCTCACGTGAGGAGACTGGCTTCCGGACTAAACAGCATGTTCGATTCAATGAATTTTAAGGaggatatttattatatgggaGCTTTCAGTTCCTTAGTAGCTGGGGTATTGGAGAATTCGCCAGTTTGCTTGGCAAGGAGAAAG AATTGCTCAAATCCCACTTCCCTCATCATAGTCGACCGCACCCTAGATCTATGTGGAGTTACCAGCCATTCCATGGACTCCGTACTGGACAAGGTCATGGCAGTGCTGCCCAGATTCCCGGGGCATTCGAATGACGTCGCTGTTGATATGTCGGCTCTGTGCCAGGCGAATGT CACAAACCCTGCAGAAGACTTGCAGCTAAGCCCCGGATGTTTATACCATGCCAACGAAGATGGCTGCGTCCAGTCATTCGAGTACATGATTAACAAGTCACAGAAAGAGGTCATGTTCGATTTGTACAATAAACTGTCAAAAATTGACGTGCAGAAGTCACCCAGTCCAAAGACGCTAATGAAGGTCACCCCACAAAGTGTGGAGAAGATAGTGAATGCTTCAAAAG gcaACTATGACATCATAGGCAAGCACGCAGGCGTTCTCCAGCAAGCGATGGCTGTAGTACACACCCTGAAGTCGCCGAAGCGAGCTCAGATCGACTTGCTGATGAGTTTGGAGAGGCAAGTGCAGCAGAGTCTGGTCGCCAGCAGGGACTCCACTAGTGTGCTGCACCAG GTCAGCCAACTGATAAAATCAAGAAAGGAGAGGCAACTACCTCTGGAGAGACTCCTCGCATTGACAGTACATGTATACTCTCTCACAGGGACTGAG GTTGCATTCTCAAAGCAGCATGAGGACAGTCTAAGAGAGACGCTCAGTGTTGCTATATTCGAGGACCACAAGACTTTGTTCGCTGGCGAGGAAAGCAAGATGGCAACACCAGAGGAATGTGACGAGATCGCCAGAAAGATCATGGCAAGGTTGAAAGATGTCGCGCAGATGAGGAAGATTTTGACCAA GTACAATTCAGTGCTGAAACGTTGCGAGACGGGTGTTGGCCACGAGTATCGAGGAGTTCTCCAGCAGTTGGTGGAAGATCTGGTGGACACCGAGAGACCTGAGATACCTGATTTGAGACACCGGAACGAAGGCATTAAGGATCTGTTGAGGAGCGGACTCAA CATTCTAACGAGCAAGAAGTCCCGTACCTCAAAACATCCCTTAGACAACTCTGTAGTGGTAATTTTTGTCATCGGTGGAATAACATCAGAGGAATGCAAGCGTCTCCATCGGTCAGTGATCACTAGCGGGGTGGACAACTCTGTGCTGATAGCTTCTACGAGGCTGGTCACCCCCGTGGAGGCTATGAGGGATGTGCTGGCTTTATAG